One Gloeobacter morelensis MG652769 DNA window includes the following coding sequences:
- a CDS encoding CGNR zinc finger domain-containing protein codes for MDVLCFELINSERHDHCGSGRSEDRLSDPDWLVRFLNRWGLAAVEAPDGGELESLVQLRHLLRRIVDAVAAGEPPADADADALNRVLQAAPTSRRLVCCGKEGYRLQLTPVRQDWPWVLAEIAASFAELLGTGDLRRIKICENPDCRWVFFDESKCCGKRWCDDGCANLMKVRRFRKRQRAEEAGA; via the coding sequence ATGGATGTCCTCTGTTTTGAGTTGATCAACAGCGAGCGGCACGACCACTGCGGCAGCGGGCGCAGCGAGGATCGGCTGAGCGATCCCGACTGGCTGGTGCGCTTTCTCAACCGCTGGGGCCTCGCAGCGGTCGAAGCTCCCGACGGCGGCGAACTGGAGTCGCTGGTACAGTTGAGACATCTGCTGCGGCGGATTGTCGATGCGGTTGCGGCGGGAGAGCCGCCGGCCGACGCCGACGCCGATGCCCTCAATAGGGTGTTGCAGGCAGCCCCCACCAGCCGCCGGCTCGTCTGTTGCGGGAAGGAGGGCTACCGACTGCAGTTGACACCTGTCCGCCAGGATTGGCCCTGGGTCCTCGCCGAAATCGCCGCGTCATTTGCTGAACTGCTGGGCACAGGCGACCTGCGACGCATCAAGATTTGCGAGAATCCCGATTGTCGCTGGGTCTTCTTCGACGAGAGCAAGTGTTGCGGCAAGCGCTGGTGTGATGACGGTTGCGCCAATTTGATGAAGGTGCGCCGTTTTCGCAAACGTCAGCGCGCCGAAGAGGCGGGCGCTTAA
- a CDS encoding helicase HerA domain-containing protein — MQERFPNQFPQPGAAKPIGTVVQGSLSEGLEVRLSPEVSVEEMRVGKFCVVYGRRTRFFSMLTDVTLGTASPKILMNPPAPEDDFLFEVLSGTSTFGTVQLTPMLMFETVNGQSELRPVKTIPSHFSQVHEATSYDFQMVFGSEENPDKKNFYVGMPLDMDVPVCLDLERFVERSNGIFGKSGTGKSFLTRLILSGVIKKNAAVNLIFDMHSEYGWEAAKEGKEASTVKGLRQLFPGHVQMYTLDPDSTRRRGVRDARELFISYDQIEVEDLSLIRGELNLSEASIENANILRHEFQRSWIGALLSMSGGELQELCESKGAHYGSTIALQRKLLRLQDLRYIKPVCPANYIGEILDHLAAGKNVVIEFGSQGSLLSYMLAANILTRRIHEAYVRKAELYLQTKKPTDKPRQLIITIEEAHKFLDPKTARQTIFGTIAREMRKYFVTLLVVDQRPSGIDNEVMSQLGTRITALLNDDKDIDAVFTGVSGGQTLRTVLAQLDPKQQALVLGYAVPMPVVVRTRSYDEQFYKEVGSPDPAEMGDEELFREAELANQDLGF; from the coding sequence ATGCAGGAACGCTTTCCCAATCAGTTTCCGCAGCCGGGGGCGGCCAAGCCGATCGGCACTGTTGTACAGGGATCGCTCAGTGAAGGGCTCGAAGTCCGGCTCAGCCCGGAAGTTTCGGTCGAAGAGATGCGCGTGGGCAAGTTCTGCGTCGTCTACGGGCGGCGGACGCGCTTTTTCTCGATGCTCACCGACGTTACCCTGGGCACCGCGAGCCCCAAGATTCTGATGAACCCCCCGGCCCCGGAGGACGATTTTCTCTTCGAGGTGCTCTCAGGAACCAGTACCTTCGGCACCGTGCAGCTCACGCCGATGCTGATGTTTGAGACCGTGAACGGCCAATCGGAACTGCGGCCGGTCAAGACGATCCCTTCGCACTTCTCGCAGGTGCACGAGGCGACTTCCTACGATTTTCAGATGGTCTTCGGCTCCGAGGAAAACCCCGACAAGAAAAACTTTTACGTCGGGATGCCCCTCGACATGGACGTGCCGGTCTGTCTTGATCTCGAGCGCTTTGTCGAGCGCTCCAACGGCATCTTTGGCAAATCGGGCACCGGCAAATCGTTTCTGACCCGTCTGATTCTTTCTGGGGTGATCAAGAAAAACGCCGCCGTCAATTTGATCTTCGACATGCACTCGGAATACGGCTGGGAAGCAGCCAAGGAAGGAAAGGAAGCTTCCACCGTCAAGGGCTTGCGCCAGCTGTTTCCGGGCCACGTGCAAATGTACACCCTCGATCCGGATTCCACCCGCAGGCGCGGCGTGCGCGACGCGCGGGAATTGTTTATTTCCTACGATCAGATCGAAGTCGAAGATCTCTCGCTCATCCGAGGGGAGCTGAACCTTTCGGAGGCGAGCATCGAGAACGCCAATATTCTTCGCCACGAGTTCCAGCGCAGCTGGATCGGTGCGCTGCTGTCGATGAGCGGCGGCGAGTTGCAGGAATTGTGCGAATCGAAAGGAGCGCACTACGGCTCGACAATTGCTCTGCAGCGCAAGCTGCTCAGGTTGCAGGACCTGCGCTATATCAAGCCGGTGTGTCCGGCCAACTATATTGGCGAAATTCTCGATCACCTCGCGGCGGGCAAGAACGTCGTCATCGAATTTGGTTCGCAAGGGTCACTGCTCAGTTACATGCTCGCCGCCAATATCCTCACCCGCCGCATCCACGAAGCTTATGTGCGCAAGGCCGAACTTTATTTGCAGACCAAAAAGCCCACCGACAAGCCGCGCCAGCTCATCATCACCATCGAGGAAGCCCACAAATTTTTGGACCCCAAGACCGCCCGCCAGACGATCTTCGGAACAATCGCCCGCGAGATGCGCAAGTACTTCGTGACGCTACTGGTGGTCGATCAGCGCCCTTCAGGCATCGACAACGAGGTGATGAGCCAGTTGGGTACCCGGATCACCGCTCTATTGAATGACGACAAGGACATCGACGCGGTCTTCACCGGTGTCTCCGGCGGCCAGACCTTGCGCACGGTGCTCGCCCAACTCGACCCGAAGCAGCAGGCCCTTGTGCTTGGCTACGCCGTGCCGATGCCGGTGGTGGTGCGCACCCGCAGCTACGACGAGCAATTTTATAAAGAAGTCGGTTCTCCAGACCCGGCTGAGATGGGCGATGAGGAGCTGTTTCGGGAAGCGGAACTGGCCAATCAAGATCTGGGGTTTTAA
- a CDS encoding response regulator, producing the protein MSAIRVVLVEDHDLTRAGMRMTLQQHDSVQVVGEAANGQDGLKLIYKEKPDIAIVDIGLPDIDGIEVTRRLKAEDPEVRVLILTLRDNDQTVLAAFAAGADSYCMKDIGSADLFAALQTTREGHSWIDPSIARTVLGQIGSQPAAGTSTVQINAAEPEFTQILEASPLTERELEVLQLIVEGRSNQDIADQLYITVGTVKTHVRNILSKLCADDRTQAAVTALRAGLVR; encoded by the coding sequence ATGTCTGCGATCCGCGTAGTTCTGGTAGAAGATCACGACCTCACCCGCGCCGGGATGCGCATGACGCTTCAGCAGCACGACAGCGTACAGGTGGTGGGCGAGGCGGCGAACGGCCAAGACGGATTGAAGCTCATCTACAAAGAAAAGCCCGACATCGCCATCGTTGATATTGGCCTACCGGATATCGACGGTATCGAGGTGACCCGCCGCCTCAAAGCCGAAGACCCCGAGGTGCGGGTGCTGATTCTCACCCTGCGCGACAACGACCAGACGGTGCTTGCCGCCTTTGCCGCCGGGGCCGATTCGTACTGCATGAAGGACATCGGCTCGGCGGACCTGTTCGCGGCTTTGCAGACCACCCGCGAGGGCCACTCCTGGATCGATCCGTCCATCGCCCGCACGGTGCTGGGGCAGATCGGCAGCCAGCCCGCCGCTGGAACCAGTACCGTGCAGATCAACGCCGCCGAACCCGAGTTCACCCAGATCCTCGAAGCCTCGCCCCTGACTGAGCGCGAACTGGAGGTGCTGCAGCTGATTGTCGAGGGCCGCTCCAATCAGGATATTGCCGACCAGCTCTACATCACCGTGGGCACCGTCAAGACCCACGTGCGCAATATCCTCAGCAAGCTGTGCGCCGACGACCGCACCCAGGCGGCGGTGACCGCGCTGCGCGCCGGGCTGGTGCGTTAG
- a CDS encoding Uma2 family endonuclease, with the protein MVPNSLRWTTRDLGAMPDDGGWKRYEIIDGELLVTRAPHIRHQAAAGKLHVRLETWSEVTGLGSAFQAPGVIFSPTDAVIPDVAWIGRERLADGIDGAGHLTVAPELMVEILSPGELNEQRDKEVKLKLYSLHGVQEYWIVNWQLKTLEIYRRTDAQLQLAATLLGSDTLTSPLLPGFSTSVAQLFL; encoded by the coding sequence ATGGTCCCCAACTCCCTTCGCTGGACAACCCGAGATCTGGGCGCCATGCCCGACGATGGCGGTTGGAAACGCTACGAAATCATCGATGGAGAACTGTTGGTGACCCGCGCCCCCCATATTCGCCATCAGGCCGCAGCGGGCAAACTGCACGTTCGCCTGGAGACCTGGTCAGAGGTGACTGGTTTGGGGAGCGCTTTCCAGGCGCCAGGAGTGATTTTCTCCCCGACCGATGCAGTGATACCTGATGTCGCTTGGATTGGCCGAGAGCGCCTCGCCGACGGCATCGATGGGGCAGGACATCTAACCGTCGCCCCTGAACTGATGGTCGAAATCCTCTCTCCCGGCGAACTCAACGAACAGCGGGACAAAGAAGTCAAACTGAAACTTTACTCCCTACACGGGGTTCAGGAGTACTGGATTGTCAATTGGCAACTGAAAACCCTGGAAATTTATCGCCGAACAGACGCCCAACTTCAACTCGCCGCCACTCTTCTTGGAAGCGATACCCTCACCTCACCCCTACTGCCGGGATTCAGCACCTCCGTGGCTCAACTATTTCTCTAA
- the bchM gene encoding magnesium protoporphyrin IX methyltransferase encodes MSPMNDKLIVRDYFNNTGFERWRRIYGDEAVNRIQHSIRVGHQRTCERVLEWLGDVRDQSICDAGCGLGSLSFPLAERGARVFATDISEKMILEARRRQKSRLPDSDNPRFEVLELEQIDGRYDTVVCLDVLIHYPLDQVEKMLAHLSNRAGEHLILTYAPKTLLFAALKKVGEFFPGANKTTRAYQHRSEDIEAILTRLGWKILRRAAIDDKFYFARLVMTARPASAGVA; translated from the coding sequence ATGAGTCCTATGAATGACAAGCTGATTGTTCGCGACTATTTCAACAACACCGGTTTTGAGCGCTGGCGGCGCATCTACGGAGACGAGGCGGTCAACCGCATCCAGCATTCGATCCGTGTCGGCCACCAGCGCACTTGCGAGCGCGTACTCGAATGGCTGGGCGATGTGCGTGACCAATCGATCTGCGATGCGGGCTGCGGATTGGGCAGCCTCAGCTTTCCGTTGGCCGAGCGCGGTGCCCGGGTATTTGCCACCGATATCTCCGAGAAGATGATCCTCGAAGCGCGCCGCAGGCAAAAGTCGCGGCTTCCCGACAGCGACAATCCCCGCTTCGAAGTGCTCGAACTAGAGCAGATCGACGGCCGCTACGACACCGTCGTCTGTCTGGACGTACTCATCCACTATCCCCTTGACCAGGTGGAGAAAATGCTCGCCCACCTGAGCAACCGGGCGGGCGAGCACCTCATCCTCACCTACGCCCCCAAAACCTTGCTGTTTGCTGCCCTCAAAAAAGTCGGCGAATTTTTTCCGGGGGCGAACAAGACCACCCGCGCCTACCAGCACCGCAGCGAGGACATCGAGGCGATCCTGACACGGTTGGGCTGGAAGATCCTCAGGCGGGCGGCCATCGACGATAAGTTTTACTTTGCCCGCCTGGTGATGACGGCGCGCCCCGCGTCTGCAGGGGTGGCATAA
- the mreD gene encoding rod shape-determining protein MreD — protein sequence MQPSLLRQCISAIGTLVSAVCALLALFAPVPGWAIAGIGVDWPLIWVICFSIRRAPLPAGIAGLAMGWAQDGLTIARPTHALGLALAAVLTARLEKQRFIQEDFISVALITFAMAVLSETCIAVQYSLMGVLPLAEIWSHHQSVALGSALISSLWAPIVYMPLRWWWREPAPLK from the coding sequence ATGCAACCCTCTCTGCTCCGCCAATGTATTAGCGCGATCGGCACCCTGGTCTCGGCTGTCTGCGCGCTGCTGGCGCTGTTTGCGCCGGTGCCGGGGTGGGCGATCGCGGGCATCGGCGTCGATTGGCCGCTCATCTGGGTCATCTGTTTCAGTATCCGCCGGGCACCCCTGCCGGCGGGGATCGCGGGGCTGGCCATGGGCTGGGCGCAAGACGGCCTGACCATCGCCCGTCCCACCCACGCCCTGGGCCTCGCCCTTGCTGCGGTGCTCACCGCCCGCCTCGAAAAGCAGCGCTTCATCCAGGAGGACTTTATCTCGGTGGCCCTGATTACCTTCGCGATGGCCGTGCTCTCCGAGACCTGCATCGCGGTGCAGTATTCGCTGATGGGCGTGCTGCCCCTGGCGGAAATCTGGTCGCACCACCAGTCGGTGGCCCTCGGTTCGGCCTTGATCAGCAGCCTGTGGGCGCCGATCGTCTACATGCCTCTACGCTGGTGGTGGCGCGAGCCGGCTCCTTTAAAATGA
- the mreC gene encoding rod shape-determining protein MreC translates to MVERLRRWWLRFGLVAAAAVLALGLGWWMRQSGGALIADLFGLAASPFVYAGPTPTQKQDDRASQLQGRLEALYYENRELRSLLELEEELDLKTITAQVIGRSADHWWQGMVVNRGGEDGVKVGSSVLSDGGAVVGQVSEVSARTSRVLLLSDPGSQVGVMAVRPRLMGILQGRRREQATVEFFEQQPLKPGELIVTSGLSSRFPAGLPVGRVVGLDKNQAVPRVKIAFLAPIGRLEWVKIYPGEPAVKIEPPPPPPPPPVAEPVSPQPAASAPTGATTVKPAPPTPSAPAEVTIAKPKAAVPPASTPLVPKLKPSLAPESEGQTPPTFPLKPAASPRLSTPDTDIAPGGTPKSAVPRPPEAPDPSTTPESIPAEAPAPPASAPAGEGAVSPENRNGAPADATLSAPPMY, encoded by the coding sequence GTGGTTGAGCGGCTCAGGCGGTGGTGGCTACGGTTTGGACTGGTCGCGGCGGCGGCGGTGCTGGCCTTGGGTTTGGGCTGGTGGATGCGCCAGTCGGGCGGCGCGCTCATCGCGGATCTATTTGGCCTGGCCGCTTCGCCTTTTGTCTACGCCGGTCCGACCCCCACTCAAAAGCAGGACGATCGCGCAAGCCAGCTGCAGGGACGCCTGGAGGCGCTCTACTACGAAAACCGGGAACTGCGCAGTCTGCTTGAACTGGAGGAGGAGCTCGACCTCAAGACGATCACTGCCCAGGTGATCGGCCGCAGTGCCGACCACTGGTGGCAGGGCATGGTCGTCAACCGCGGCGGCGAGGACGGCGTGAAGGTGGGTTCCTCCGTGCTCAGCGACGGCGGTGCGGTGGTCGGCCAGGTCAGCGAGGTCTCGGCGCGCACCAGCCGCGTGCTGCTGCTGTCGGATCCCGGATCGCAAGTCGGGGTAATGGCGGTGCGCCCACGGCTGATGGGTATTCTGCAGGGGCGGCGGCGCGAGCAGGCGACGGTCGAATTTTTTGAGCAGCAACCGCTCAAACCCGGCGAACTGATCGTCACCAGCGGCCTCAGTTCGCGCTTTCCCGCCGGTCTGCCGGTGGGCCGGGTGGTGGGCCTCGACAAGAACCAGGCCGTACCCCGCGTCAAGATCGCCTTTCTTGCCCCGATTGGCCGCCTCGAATGGGTCAAGATCTACCCCGGCGAGCCCGCCGTCAAGATCGAACCACCCCCTCCCCCTCCACCCCCCCCGGTTGCTGAGCCGGTTTCTCCCCAACCCGCGGCCAGCGCGCCCACCGGGGCAACGACCGTAAAGCCGGCACCCCCCACCCCCAGCGCCCCCGCCGAAGTGACGATCGCCAAACCCAAAGCGGCGGTGCCGCCCGCAAGCACACCCCTCGTTCCCAAACTCAAGCCCTCGCTCGCGCCCGAATCGGAGGGACAAACCCCGCCAACCTTCCCGCTCAAACCGGCGGCCAGCCCGCGCCTTTCGACCCCCGATACGGACATTGCACCGGGCGGTACCCCGAAGTCGGCTGTTCCCCGTCCCCCCGAAGCGCCCGACCCTTCGACCACTCCCGAGTCGATCCCTGCCGAGGCGCCCGCTCCGCCTGCCAGTGCCCCCGCGGGCGAAGGCGCCGTCAGCCCCGAAAATCGCAATGGAGCTCCCGCCGATGCAACCCTCTCTGCTCCGCCAATGTATTAG
- a CDS encoding rod shape-determining protein yields MGLFSRFSRDMGIDLGTANTLIYVAGRGTVLFEPSVVALDERTGKALAFGEAARQMLGRTPGSVVTIRPLRDGVIANFDVTEMMLKHFIQRVHNGQYLVSPLIVIGIPSGVTSIERRAVMEAAIRAGAREVRLVDEPVAAAIGAGLPVSEPTGTMIVDIGGGTTEVAVLALKGTVLSESVRVAGDELTESIGTYLKKVHNLVIGERTAEGIKMQLGTAYPQRGEAAGKMEVRGLHLLSGLPRTVVVRAAEIRESMHEPLSAIVEAVKRTLERTPPELAADIADRGIVLAGGGALLRGLDDLISDETGVAVHVAEEPLGCVALGIGRVLEDFQRLERVLGGSIKRLSDR; encoded by the coding sequence GTGGGCCTTTTCAGTCGGTTTTCCCGAGACATGGGAATCGACCTGGGTACAGCCAATACGCTGATCTACGTCGCCGGTCGGGGCACGGTGCTCTTCGAGCCGAGTGTGGTCGCCCTCGACGAGCGCACCGGCAAAGCCCTGGCCTTCGGCGAAGCCGCCCGGCAGATGCTCGGGCGCACCCCCGGCAGCGTTGTGACGATCCGGCCTTTGCGCGACGGGGTGATCGCCAACTTCGACGTCACCGAGATGATGCTCAAGCACTTTATCCAGCGCGTGCACAATGGGCAGTACCTCGTCTCCCCGCTGATTGTGATCGGGATTCCAAGCGGGGTGACCAGCATCGAGCGACGGGCGGTGATGGAGGCGGCGATCCGGGCGGGAGCGCGGGAGGTGCGCCTGGTGGACGAGCCGGTGGCGGCGGCCATCGGCGCCGGTCTGCCGGTGAGTGAACCGACCGGCACGATGATTGTCGATATCGGTGGCGGTACGACCGAGGTGGCGGTCCTCGCCCTCAAAGGCACGGTGCTCTCCGAGTCGGTGCGCGTCGCGGGCGACGAACTCACCGAATCTATCGGCACCTATCTCAAGAAAGTGCACAACCTGGTCATCGGTGAGCGCACCGCCGAGGGGATCAAGATGCAGTTGGGCACAGCCTATCCCCAGCGCGGAGAGGCGGCCGGCAAAATGGAGGTGCGTGGCCTGCATCTGTTGTCGGGGTTACCGCGGACCGTAGTGGTCCGGGCGGCGGAGATCCGTGAAAGTATGCACGAACCGCTCTCGGCGATTGTGGAGGCAGTCAAGCGCACCCTGGAGCGCACGCCGCCGGAATTGGCCGCCGACATTGCCGATCGCGGCATCGTACTGGCGGGGGGCGGAGCCCTGCTGCGCGGTCTGGACGATTTGATTTCCGATGAAACGGGGGTGGCGGTGCATGTTGCCGAAGAGCCGCTCGGTTGTGTGGCCCTTGGCATCGGCCGGGTACTCGAAGACTTCCAGCGTTTGGAGCGGGTGCTGGGCGGCAGCATCAAGCGGCTGAGCGATCGATAG
- a CDS encoding helix-turn-helix domain-containing protein: MTTESFQPDSLKSVGSLLAQGRQQRGWSVDDVSERTRIPRRYLLAIESGQADHLPEPVYVRAFIRKYSDLVELNGTELLRELQPAAAIAEAVTAGTPIERASASLDKPTLRPFHAWLLYGALVIVALAGFSYLQRSQEPEVISAVKPIQPAPANPAQGKTQKPSAKPATQGAGAFGPPAPASKGLQMQLAMTQASWVRVIADGRKAFEGELPVGAKRDWQAEKQFTVRAGNAGGVLITLNDRSLGQLGKSGEVVERVFRPEP; this comes from the coding sequence ATGACAACCGAGAGTTTTCAACCCGACTCGCTCAAATCGGTGGGCTCATTGCTTGCGCAAGGCCGCCAGCAGCGCGGCTGGTCGGTTGACGACGTCTCGGAGCGTACGCGCATCCCGAGGCGCTACTTGCTGGCTATCGAAAGCGGCCAGGCTGACCATCTGCCGGAGCCGGTGTACGTGCGCGCCTTTATCCGCAAATACTCCGACCTCGTTGAACTAAATGGCACAGAACTGCTCAGAGAACTGCAACCCGCCGCCGCGATCGCTGAGGCGGTGACGGCCGGTACCCCCATCGAGCGGGCCAGTGCCTCGCTCGATAAGCCGACTTTGCGGCCCTTTCACGCCTGGTTGCTCTATGGAGCCCTGGTGATCGTGGCCCTCGCAGGATTTTCGTACCTGCAGCGCTCGCAAGAACCCGAGGTGATCTCGGCGGTCAAACCCATCCAGCCTGCACCGGCCAACCCTGCGCAGGGCAAAACCCAGAAGCCGTCCGCCAAACCGGCAACCCAGGGGGCGGGTGCTTTCGGCCCGCCCGCCCCCGCTTCCAAGGGATTGCAAATGCAACTTGCGATGACCCAGGCCTCCTGGGTGCGGGTGATTGCCGACGGCCGCAAGGCCTTCGAAGGCGAATTGCCCGTGGGGGCCAAGCGCGACTGGCAGGCCGAAAAGCAATTTACCGTACGGGCTGGCAACGCCGGGGGGGTGCTCATCACCCTCAACGACCGCTCCCTTGGACAGCTAGGCAAATCCGGAGAAGTCGTCGAGCGTGTCTTTCGTCCGGAACCCTGA
- a CDS encoding pseudouridine synthase — MGAAIRLQKLLAEHGIASRRKAEALIVSGQVCVNGAVVDRLGTRVDPQIDLIEVSGKPLHCAPPLLYILLHKPVGWLSTCFDPRGRRTVLDLLPAEWRTGQGLHPVGRLDYDSSGALIVSNDGEFTFRLTHPRHQLPKTYRVWVSGRPTAAALGRWRSGVVLEGQRTLPAAVTVVGRSAGATELEVVLVEGRNRQIRKVAELLGHPVERLHRTAIGPVALAGLPPGAHCRLSASQIERLLQATGTFDL; from the coding sequence ATGGGAGCAGCTATCCGTCTTCAAAAGCTTCTGGCTGAGCACGGTATCGCCTCCCGCCGTAAAGCGGAGGCATTGATCGTCTCAGGTCAGGTGTGCGTCAACGGCGCGGTCGTCGATCGGTTGGGCACTCGGGTCGATCCCCAAATTGATCTTATCGAAGTGTCCGGCAAGCCGTTGCACTGCGCGCCGCCGCTGCTCTATATCCTTTTGCACAAGCCGGTCGGTTGGCTTTCGACCTGTTTTGATCCGCGTGGGCGGCGGACGGTACTCGATTTGTTGCCGGCTGAATGGCGGACGGGCCAGGGTCTGCACCCGGTAGGCCGTCTCGATTACGACAGTTCGGGGGCATTGATTGTCAGCAACGATGGGGAGTTCACCTTCCGGCTGACCCATCCGCGCCACCAGTTGCCCAAAACCTATCGAGTCTGGGTGAGTGGCCGGCCGACGGCGGCAGCACTCGGGCGCTGGCGCTCGGGCGTCGTGCTTGAGGGCCAAAGGACGTTGCCGGCGGCGGTCACGGTCGTGGGCCGGTCTGCTGGGGCGACGGAGCTGGAGGTTGTCCTAGTCGAAGGCCGCAACCGCCAGATCCGCAAGGTGGCCGAGCTTCTGGGGCATCCGGTCGAGCGGCTGCACCGCACGGCTATCGGCCCTGTGGCCCTGGCGGGACTGCCCCCGGGCGCCCACTGTCGATTATCCGCTTCGCAAATCGAACGACTACTGCAAGCCACTGGAACCTTCGACCTATGA
- a CDS encoding TPM domain-containing protein, whose translation MGRMGWLLGGLLGLAIACPAVRAEVSLPQPPVPVLDIAEQLTPQQRQLLGRQLTALEKNSGFKVRVLTQKIESPGRAVRDYWGLDERSILVVLNVLENNPLDFNIGMAVREKLPRVFWQELQGRYGNLFYVQENGRSKALMETVNAIDVSIRQGGRASVPGIPREHWLFTFVLSICGGLVAGFASHGRDKGGYFSWKGFLVSSPMWFILFVAFGLGPVLTRSSDWSLIAQNFGGFLAGGLVGFLIPSPKRERQDPNLSEG comes from the coding sequence ATGGGTAGGATGGGTTGGCTTCTCGGTGGATTATTGGGGCTGGCAATCGCGTGTCCGGCAGTGCGGGCCGAGGTCAGCCTCCCGCAGCCGCCGGTGCCGGTGTTGGATATTGCTGAGCAATTGACGCCGCAGCAGCGCCAACTGCTGGGGCGGCAGCTGACGGCACTGGAGAAAAATTCCGGTTTCAAGGTGCGGGTTTTGACCCAAAAAATCGAGTCGCCCGGCAGGGCGGTGCGCGATTACTGGGGACTCGACGAACGATCGATCCTGGTGGTGCTCAATGTTCTGGAGAACAACCCCCTCGATTTCAACATCGGCATGGCGGTGCGCGAGAAGCTGCCGCGGGTTTTCTGGCAGGAACTGCAGGGCCGCTACGGCAATCTGTTCTACGTCCAGGAGAACGGCCGCAGCAAAGCGCTGATGGAGACGGTCAACGCCATCGACGTGTCAATTCGCCAGGGTGGGCGCGCCTCGGTACCGGGCATTCCGCGCGAGCACTGGCTGTTTACCTTTGTGCTTTCGATTTGCGGCGGTCTGGTGGCTGGTTTTGCCAGCCACGGCCGCGACAAGGGCGGTTACTTCAGCTGGAAGGGCTTTCTGGTTTCCTCACCGATGTGGTTCATCTTGTTTGTGGCCTTCGGCCTCGGCCCGGTGCTCACCCGCAGCTCCGATTGGTCGCTGATTGCCCAGAATTTTGGCGGATTTTTGGCGGGGGGACTGGTGGGCTTTTTGATCCCCTCACCCAAGCGCGAGCGGCAAGATCCCAACCTCTCGGAAGGTTGA
- a CDS encoding Ycf34 family protein, whose protein sequence is MCICINCALVDRCQTYHQVETIHQQPHLTEEPSFEPIHPVINVNIYDYGQGMEWDVVGCESFVSDPGRWSRLRPGELIPT, encoded by the coding sequence ATGTGCATCTGCATCAATTGCGCGCTCGTGGATCGTTGCCAGACCTATCACCAGGTCGAGACCATCCACCAGCAGCCGCACCTGACGGAGGAACCTTCCTTCGAGCCGATTCATCCGGTCATCAACGTCAACATCTACGATTACGGCCAGGGCATGGAGTGGGACGTAGTCGGCTGTGAGAGCTTCGTGAGCGATCCCGGCCGCTGGTCGCGTCTGCGCCCCGGTGAACTGATTCCCACCTGA
- the lgt gene encoding prolipoprotein diacylglyceryl transferase, with protein sequence METGFTSPGPLIVQIGGFAVRWYSLLILAGIIAGTLLSQRLAPERKVAPEVLSDLVVWLVVGAIPMARLYYVLFEWQRFAGEPWWKVFAIWEGGIAIHGAILGGLLAGWLFCRRNGYSLLTMMDLAAPGLILGQAIGRWGNFFNSEAYGAPTNLPWKLLIPETNRPPGMAAFAYYHPTFLYESLWNLGVLALLLFGFFRFKNLQPGSIACLYALAYSVGRFWIEGLRLDSLMVGPLRTAQLVSLAGIVLGAVGLWWFNRRSARQGAP encoded by the coding sequence ATGGAAACCGGCTTCACCTCCCCGGGACCGCTCATCGTTCAGATTGGCGGCTTTGCGGTCCGCTGGTACAGCTTGCTCATCCTCGCAGGCATCATCGCCGGTACGCTGCTCTCACAGAGACTGGCCCCCGAGCGCAAAGTCGCCCCGGAGGTGCTCTCGGATCTGGTCGTCTGGCTGGTGGTGGGGGCGATTCCGATGGCGCGGCTGTACTATGTACTCTTCGAGTGGCAGCGCTTCGCCGGGGAACCCTGGTGGAAGGTGTTTGCCATCTGGGAAGGGGGCATCGCCATCCACGGCGCCATCTTGGGGGGGCTGCTCGCCGGGTGGCTCTTTTGCCGCCGCAACGGCTATTCGCTTCTGACGATGATGGATCTGGCCGCCCCGGGGCTCATCCTCGGCCAGGCCATTGGCCGTTGGGGCAACTTTTTCAATTCCGAAGCCTACGGTGCCCCCACCAATCTGCCCTGGAAACTGTTGATTCCCGAGACCAACCGCCCGCCCGGGATGGCCGCCTTTGCCTACTACCACCCGACGTTTTTGTACGAATCGCTCTGGAACCTGGGGGTACTGGCCCTGCTGCTGTTTGGGTTCTTTCGCTTTAAAAATCTGCAGCCTGGCAGCATCGCCTGTCTGTACGCCCTGGCCTACAGTGTCGGACGCTTCTGGATCGAAGGGTTGCGCCTCGACTCGCTGATGGTGGGTCCGCTGCGCACCGCCCAGTTGGTAAGCCTCGCCGGAATCGTGCTGGGGGCGGTCGGTCTGTGGTGGTTCAATCGCCGCAGTGCCCGACAAGGGGCGCCGTGA